One window from the genome of Malus domestica chromosome 01, GDT2T_hap1 encodes:
- the LOC103437158 gene encoding putative receptor-like protein kinase At3g47110: MGFSGIVISICYIIMQLFLLMITSSSLRIGGNETDRQSLLAFKAKIMNDPLGILSSWNESLHFCQWQGIACGRRHQRVTVLDLESSRLNGQLPPHIGNLSFLRILNLQNNNFNNTIPEEVGHLFHLQQIRLGNNSFSGDIPFNISRCSNLQILHIAGNHLRGKLPIEISSLSKLQVLALSKNTLSGEIPPSFGNLSSLQVLSVEENNLLGGIPNSLGQLKRLTYLSLGQNYLNGTILPSIYNLSSITHIYVYLNELHGTLPPGLGHTIFPNLQHFYFWSNQFSGPIPNSISNASNLSLFLISFNEFTGKVPSLARLPNLYLLTLSDNNLGNDEEGDLDFISSLVNCTKLTEFDFSGNNFGGVLPESIGNLSTELNTLVFGHNQIHGRIPVGIGNLVNLESLASEGNLLTGIIPSSIGKLKRLDALYLNENKLSGTIPSSLGNLTSMTELILMSNKLEGNIPQSLGECRNLLLLVLSQNNLRGQIPKEVIGLASLSQFLDLSINKLTGSIPMEVSNLMHLVYLDVSDNKLSGEIPRSLGSCTSLATLNLSGNSLQGTIPESLSSLRGIENFDLSHNNLSGRIPDYLERFHFLLKLNLSFNDFEGALPMKGVFENTSAFSVMGNSRICGGIPSLRLPQCISKQSKQGLSSRLKIILSVSGGVIGLILVLSVVLLCRSRKVRALNSTSGSYLMVSLLELSYGDLHKATDGFSAANLIGGGSFGSVFKAILNQHEQRIVAVKVLSQNSRASKSFIAECEALKSIRHRNLVKLLTACSSIDSQGNDFKALVYEFKVNGSVNDWLHNSAQRVNNPTNLQKNLNLIQIVNIAIDVACAMDYLHNGSYMPIVHCDLKPSNVLLGGDMTASVGDFGLARFLPDVSRPFPVHESSSDAIKGSIGYTAPEYGMGSEVSTSGDVYSYGILLL, translated from the exons ATGGGGTTCTCGGGTATCGTTATTAGCATCTGTTATATTATCATGCAACTGTTTCTCCTTATGATCACTTCATCCTCCTTACGTATAGGAGGGAATGAGACAGATAGACAGTCATTGCTTGCATTTAAAGCTAAAATCATGAACGACCCACTGGGCATTCTTAGCTCTTGGAATGAATCCCTCCACTTCTGCCAGTGGCAAGGCATTGCTTGTGGCCGCAGACACCAGAGAGTCACCGTGCTGGACCTTGAATCAAGCCGGCTGAATGGTCAGCTACCTCCCCACATTGGAAACTTGAGCTTTCTCAGAATTTTAAACCTCCAAAACAACAACTTCAACAACACCATCCCTGAAGAAGTTGGTCATTTGTTCCATCTGCAACAAATACGCCTTGGTAACAACTCCTTCAGTGGTGATATTCCATTCAACATATCACGTTGCTCTAACCTCCAAATACTTCACATAGCTGGAAACCATCTTAGGGGTAAACTTCCAATTGAAATTAGCTCCTTGTCCAAGCTTCAGGTACTTGCTTTAagcaaaaacactttaagtgggGAAATCCCACCTTCTTTTGGAAATCTTTCTTCTCTCCAGGTGTTATCTGTGGAAGAAAATAATCTGCTTGGAGGTATTCCGAATAGCCTTGGCCAGTTGAAAAGACTAACATATCTTTCATTGGGTCAAAATTATTTGAATGGTACCATCCTTCCCTCCATATACAACCTCTCATCAATTACACACATTTATGTGTACCTAAACGAACTGCATGGAACTCTTCCCCCTGGGTTAGGCCACACTATATTTCCAAACCTCCAACACTTTTATTTCTGGTCCAACCAATTCAGTGGACCCATACCAAATTCAATCTCCAATGCCTCAAACCTTTCACTTTTTTTAATCTCATTCAACGAGTTTACAGGAAAAGTGCCTAGTCTTGCACGCCTGCCAAATCTGTATTTGTTAACACTTTCCGATAACAATCTTGGAAATGATGAGGAAGGTGACTTGGATTTCATCTCTTCTCTAGTTAATTGCACCAAATTGACAGAGTTTGATTTTAGTGGCAATAATTTTGGAGGAGTGCTACCTGAATCCATCGGCAATCTCTCAACAGAGCTCAACACACTGGTATTTGGTCATAACCAGATACATGGAAGAATTCCCGTTGGGATCGGAAATCTAGTTAACTTGGAGTCACTAGCCTCTGAGGGAAACCTATTGACAGGCATAATACCAAGTTCTATTGGTAAACTAAAAAGGTTGGATGCTCTGTATCTGAACGAGAATAAACTATCAGGTACCATCCCATCTTCTCTTGGAAATCTAACTTCAATGACCGAGTTGATTCTCATGTCAAACAAATTAGAAGGCAACATACCGCAAAGTCTCGGAGAATGCAGGAATCTTCTACTTCTAGTTCTTTCCCAAAATAATCTTCGCGGTCAAATTCCTAAAGAAGTTATTGGTTTAGCATCCCTGTCACAATTTTTGGATCTATCCATCAACAAGCTTACTGGATCCATACCAATGGAGGTAAGCAACTTGATGCATCTAGTTTACTTGGATGTTTCTGACAATAAGTTATCTGGTGAGATTCCACGAAGTTTAGGGAGTTGTACAAGTTTGGCAACTCTGAATCTGAGTGGAAACTCATTGCAGGGGACCATTCCTGAATCCTTGAGCTCTTTGAGAGGGATTGAGAATTTCGACCTCTCTCACAACAACTTATCTGGCAGAATTCCCGACTATTTGGAGAGATTCCACTTCTTGCTGAAATTGAACCTCTCGTTTAATGATTTTGAAGGTGCATTACCAATGAAAGGAGTTTTCGAGAACACAAGTGCGTTTTCTGTCATGGGAAACTCAAGGATTTGTGGAGGTATTCCTTCTTTAAGATTGCCCCAATGCATCTCCAAGCAATCTAAGCAAGGCTTATCTTCTAGGCTCAAAATAATTCTCTCAGTTTCTGGTGGGGTTATTGGGTTGATCTTAGTGTTGTCCGTTGTGCTTCTTTGCCGATCAAGAAAAGTGAGAGCACTTAACTCAACTTCAGGATCGTATCTAATGGTTTCACTCTTGGAATTGTCTTATGGAGATCTCCATAAAGCAACAGATGGGTTCTCGGCTGCGAATTTGATTGGTGGTGGAAGTTTTGGGTCTGTATTCAAGGCAATTCTCAATCAGCATGAACAAAGAATTGTTGCAGTGAAAGTACTCAGTCAAAATTCAAGGGCTTCTAAAAGTTTCATAGCTGAATGTGAAGCCTTGAAAAGCATTAGGCACCGAAATCTTGTCAAACTACTGACTGCTTGTTCAAGCATTGATTCTCAAGGAAACGATTTCAAAGCTCTGGTTTACGAGTTCAAGGTGAACGGAAGCGTCAACGACTGGCTGCATAATTCAGCTCAACGGGTTAACAATCCAACCAATCTGCAGAAAAATCTGAATCTTATTCAGATAGTCAACATTGCAATTGATGTAGCGTGTGCTATGGATTATTTGCACAACGGTTCTTACATGCCGATAGTTCATTGTGATTTAAAGCCGAGCAACGTTCTCTTGGGTGGTGACATGACTGCATCTGTTGGTGATTTTGGTTTGGCAAGGTTCCTCCCAGACGTTTCTCGTCCATTTCCTGTGCACGAAAGCTCTTCCGATGCAATAAAAGGCTCCATAGGCTATACTGCCCCAG AGTATGGCATGGGAAGCGAGGTGTCAACATCTGGTGATGTGTATAGCTATGGAATCTTGTTACTATAG
- the LOC114824725 gene encoding clathrin light chain 2-like, with amino-acid sequence MSVHLFDSIMASFTQPEDDSVPPTVSTRPFDDDGYLGYDPRLPSQPFDSFVDTESLKDSATDSPIFHGSAAGDAFATQPASEAFSPPSIYAESNGQGFDGGFGVSDDPILPPPLEMLPEEGFALREWRRQNAIQLEEKERREKELLVQIIEEADEFKVGFYQKRKITSENNKAANREREKLFLANQEKFHAEVDKNYWKAIADLIPNEVPAIEKKRGKKDQEKKPSILVVQGPKPGKPTELSRMRQILLKLKHNTPPHLKPSPPAPAPAKDAKPSTSAPPKAAIVAASPDAVVAAS; translated from the exons ATGTCAGTACATTTGTTTGACTCGATCATGGCCTCGTTCACTCAGCCCGAAGACGACTCAGTCCCGCCCACCGTGTCAACTCGCCCATTCGACGACGACGGTTACCTGGGTTACGACCCCCGACTCCCCTCCCAGCCATTCGACTCCTTCGTCGACACCGAGTCGCTCAAGGACTCCGCCACCGATTCCCCAATCTTCCACGGCTCCGCCGCAGGCGATGCTTTCGCCACTCAGCCTGCGTCGGAGGCCTTCTCTCCTCCGTCGATCTACGCCGAATCGAATGGGCAGGGCTTTGATGGAGGTTTTGGCGTGTCCGACGATCCGATTTTGCCGCCTCCGTTGGAGATGCTGCCCGAGGAGGGCTTCGCTCTCAGAGAATGGAGGAG GCAGAATGCAATTCAGCTCGAGGAGAAGGAAAGGCGGGAAAAGGAGTTGTTGGTTCAGATAATCGAGGAAGCAGATGAATTCAAGGTGGGATTCTACCAGAAGAGGAAGATCACATCTGAAAATAACAAGGCTGCTAACAGGGAAAGGGAGAAG CTGTTCCTGGCTAATCAAGAGAAGTTTCATGCTGAGGTAGACAAGAACTACTGGAAGGCAATTGCTGACCTCATTCCAAATGAGGTGCCGGCTATAGAAAAGAAGAGAGGGAAGAAGGATCAGGAAAAGAAGCCATCCATTCTCGTTGTCCAAGGACCAAAGCCCGGAAAGCCAACCGAGCTTTCAAGGATGAGGCAGATACTTTTAAAGTTGAAGCACAATACACCTCCCCACCTTAAGCCTTCACCACCGGCCCCAGCTCCCGCCAAGGATGCAAAACCAAGTACTTCTGCTCCCCCCAAGGCAGCAATTGTCGCAGCTAGCCCCGACGCTGTAGTTGCTGCTTCGTAA
- the LOC103438101 gene encoding probable LRR receptor-like serine/threonine-protein kinase At3g47570, giving the protein MSNLVWLGISNNSLGYNQEGDLDFLSSLVNCTNLQILSISDNNFGGVLPESLGNLSTTVKQMIFGRNWMRGNIPVRVGNLFNLEVPAFDANLLTGTIPSSVAILVLMSNKLQGSCTSLTTLYLSGNSLGVSLLKLSYGDLLKATDGFSAANLIGAGSFGSIYKGILDQHEGRVVAVKVLNLQTSRATKSFIAECEALRTVRHRNLVKLLTACSSIDFQGNDFKALVYDFMVNGSLEEWLHNSAQQGDNRTNLQKNLDLIQRVNIAIDIASALDYLHNGSDMPIVHCDLKPSNILLDGDMTGCVGDFGLAMFLPDASRPFTTQESSSNAIKGTIGP; this is encoded by the exons ATGTCGAATTTGGTCTGGTTAGGAATCTCGAATAACAGTCTTGGATATAACCAGGAAGGTGACTTGGATTTCCTCTCTTCCCTAGTTAATTGTACAAATCTACAAATTTTATCAATCAGTGACAATAATTTTGGAGGAGTGCTACCTGAGTCTCTCGGAAATCTCTCAACAACGGTCAAGCAAATGATATTCGGAAGGAATTGGATGCGCGGAAACATTCCTGTCAGGGTTGGAAATCTCTTCAACTTGGAGGTACCAGCGTTTGATGCAAACCTATTGACAGGAACTATACCAAGTTCAGTAGCCATATTGGTTCTCATGTCAAACAAGTTACAAG GGAGTTGTACAAGTTTGACAACTCTGTATCTGAGTGGAAACTCATTGGGGGTTTCACTTCTGAAATTGTCCTACGGAGATCTCCTTAAAGCAACTGATGGGTTCTCTGCAGCCAATTTGATTGGTGCTGGTAGTTTTGGGTCCATATATAAGGGAATACTCGATCAGCATGAAGGAAGAGTTGTTGCAGTGAAAGTACTCAATCTTCAAACTTCAAGAGCCACCAAAAGTTTCATTGCTGAATGTGAAGCTCTGAGAACCGTTAGGCACCGAAACCTTGTCAAGCTACTGACCGCCTGTTCAAGCATCGATTTTCAAGGGAATGACTTCAAAGCTTTGGTTTATGATTTCATGGTGAACGGAAGCCTCGAAGAATGGCTGCATAATTCAGCTCAACAGGGTGACAATCGAACCAATCTGCAGAAAAATCTGGATCTTATTCAGAGAGTAAACATTGCAATCGACATAGCAAGTGCTCTGGATTATTTGCACAACGGCTCTGACATGCCAATAGTTCATTGCGATTTAAAGCCGAGCAACATTCTCTTGGATGGTGACATGACTGGATGTGTTGGTGATTTTGGTTTGGCAATGTTCCTCCCAGATGCTTCTCGTCCATTTACTACACAAGAAAGCTCTTCCAATGCAATAAAAGGCACCATAGGTCCATAG